Genomic window (Bosea sp. (in: a-proteobacteria)):
TGGTCGCGCCCAGGCCGCGGGAGGCATCGCGGGTGGTCATCAGGGTGCGCAGCGGCATCGACATCTCACCCGTCGTCACGACGAGGCCGAGCAGATACGCCGAATATTTGAATGCGTTGCGGTCGGTGAGGAAGGTCGTGAAAGTTTTCGCGTCCACCTCCGTGCGCACGCCCACGCGGGACCACATCTGGGCGACCGCCTGTATGATCTGGCCGTCGTTGACATAGCGGTCGTTCGGGCCGCCCAGGACGATCCGGAAGCCGTTCGGATAGCCAGCCTCGGCCAGGAGCGCGCGGGCACGGTCGGGGTTGAAGGAAACCGCCCCCCGCGATTCCTCGGCGCCGAACAAGGGCCAAGGCAGGAGCTGCCCCGCAGGTTCGGACTGGCCCCGCATCAGACGGTCGCGGATCGCCCCGCGATCGATCGCGATGGACAGGGCTTCGCGCACCCGCGCGTCCTGCAAGGGGTTCTTGTCGCCGGCGATGCCGGGTGTCGGGGCCGGGCCCTGATCGAGCGCGATGAAGATCACCCGGCTCGACAGGCCCGACGAGATGGTGAAGCCGGCGCCATTGATCTTGTCGAGGTCCTGCGTCGGCGGGTTCTCGATCAGATCGACTTCTCCGGCCAGAAGGGCTGCGACGCGCGCGCCCGCATTGGTCAGCGGACGAAAGACCAAGGTTTCCCACTTCGGCGCCGTGCCCCAGTATTTGGGATTGCGCTCCAGCTTGATCGTCTCGCCGCGGGCGAAGCTCACGAGACGGTAGGGACCGGCGCCGATCGCGAAGCCGGGATTGCCGAAGGCCGTCGAGACCGGCGGCTTTCCAAAGCCTTCACACCCCTTGGTGTTGAAGGTGATCTGCTTTTCACCGCCGGAGGCCGAGGCGGACAAGATGCCGATATTGGACAGGTTCGCGGGCAAAAGCGGCGTCGGCTCCTTGGTCGAGACCAGCAGGACATGATCGCTCTCGGCCTTCATGCCGGTGATGGCGCTGGTGAACTGCGTGAAGGGCGACGGCGATTCAGGCACCTGCGGCACCCGGCAGATCGTGTAGATCACGTCGCGGGCGGTGAAAGCTTCGCCATTGGAGAAGGTCACCCCCTGCCGCAAGGTGATGCGCCAGGTCGTATCGTCGACCGGCTCCCATTTGGTGGCGAGGCCCGGCATCAGCCTGGACTGCGCATCGCGCTCCATCAGCGGCGGGAAGATGTGCTGGGTGAGGGAATTATTCGGAGTGAGATTGACGAAATGCGGGTCCATCGAGGTCGGCTCGGCGGCAAGCCCGATCGTGAGCGTCTGAGCGGAGGCCATGCCCATCGAGGATATGACGGCGAGACTTGCGGATAGAAGACCGGCTCCAATGCGTCTGTACATTTCTTCCTCCCTGATGATCGACATGAGGCCCCACGCCTCCATCGGCCGTTAAAATCAAAGGGCGCGGCAATCGGCAGGCTTCGTTCGGCGGCCTGTGCGGAAATGTGCTTATGCGCGACCTGCGGCGTCGGCACCCGGACAGGTCTCGTGACAGCGGCAGCCACGACTGGAAAACAGGTGGTCGAGCATAGGGGCCGCATGAGTTTTTATTGAATTGCAATTATCAACATTGCGATTTGAACATTCAAACGCGAACACTGTCAAGCTGCCATTGCCTGCACAGTCGCCGTGGCCGCCACTTGACAGGCGAAAAATTTGGCATCTAACTATCAATTATTAAAATCGTATATCGATTAAATCTTGGACTCGCTTGCTGATTTCCAGGCATGGCCGTGCCGTTGTTCGCTCCAGCCGAAGCCCAAGCAGCGAGAGTTGAAGGCACCCCCGCGGAGATCAGGACCACGCGCCAGCCGAGCCGCCACGTTTTGCGAGCGAACCATGTACCCTCATGCCGACCTCATCCACTATGCCGCAGCCCTGCCTTACGATGCGATTCCGCCCGACGTCCTTGCGGAGGCCAGGCGCATGGTGCTCGACACGATCGGCTGCATCATTGCCGCGAGGGCGACGGACTGCGCGCCGGCGATCGAGGCGGCAGCGGGTTTCCTCTCGCCCGGCATCGCCGCCGATTCCTATCTTTATGCGCGTCTGGCCGATCTCATGGATTTCAATGAGGGCTATGGCGGCGCGCATTTTGGCTGCGGCGCGGTGGCGGTGGCGCTGGCACTCGCCAGCACAAGGCGCATAAGCGGACAGGACTTCATGGCCGCCGTGGTATCGGGCTTCGAGACCGGTGCCCGTGTCATGGATGCGATCGGCCCCTATCTTGCCGTCATCGACGGGAAGAAGCAGTTTTCCCGCGTGTGGGGCATCGCCACGCCGGTCGTCTACGCGGCGGTCGCGGCGGCGACCCGCCTCATGAACCTGCAGGGCACCACCGCTGTGGAAGCCTTCAGCCTCGCCGGCGCAAACTCGCCTATCCCTGCCGGCGCAAAATGGTCCCAGGCCGTGGCGCTGCCCAATACCAAATATTGCGACGCGGGCTGGGCGACGCTGACCGGGGTCATGGGCGCTCTTTTCGCCGAAACGGGCTCGACGGGATTGACCGATCTCCTCGACGACGAGAACGGCCTTCTGACCATGATCGGCGCCGCCAATCCGTCGCCGGCCGCGCTCTCTGCCGATCTGGGCCAGCAGTGGAGGCTGCGCGCGGTCATCTACAAGCGGTGGCCATGCTGCGGGCTCCTCGACGACGCAATGACCCTGACGCACGAGTTGCTCCTCCGCCATGATCTCGACGCCGATTCCATAGCGGGCGTCAGCGTGCGGGCCGACCCGTCGATCCTGGTCCAACGCTTTGCCAACCCCAAACCCCGCACGCAGGTCAGCCTCCAATTCAGCATGCCGCACAATCTGGCCATGCTGATGGCCCGCATTCCTCCCGGCCCGATGTGGCAATCAGCGGCGCTGGCGGCCGAGCCCCGCATCGCCAGGCTGCGGCAGATCGTTTCCATCGAGGCGCATCGGCCGTCGGCGGCAGATCCGGAAGGCGCCTGCTCCGTCGAGATCCGCACGGCTGAAGGCCGCTCTTTCGGGAAGCGGGCGGTCAAGCGGGAGGCTCCCCGGGCCAACGACGCCGATATCATCGCGAAATTCCGCTCGCTGGTGGCTGCCCCCCATGCCGACGAGATCATCCGGCGGATCATGGCGATCGACGGGGCCGGCGCGCTGGAGAGCCTGCTCGCCGCGCTGCGACAGGCGAAATCCGGAGGAAGCCATGCGGGCCAATCTTGAAGCGGAGATCCGGCGCATCGCCTCTTCCTCCGAAGGGGAGGTCGGCGTGGCGGCGCGCCACATGGAAAGCGGGCGCTCCTTCACGATCAACGACGACCGGATCTATCCGCTGGCCAGCACCGTGAAGCTCGCCCTCGCCCTCGCCATCCTCGACGCTGTCGATCGCGGAGACTTGTCGCTCCAGCGGATGGTGGATGTCGAAACGCAGGAGATGAACCCGTCGGAGATCGCCGGCATCGGCGACCTGTTCTTCCGCCCCGGCGTCTCGCTTTCGATCCGCAACCTTCTCGAGGGCATGATCACCCGAAGCTGCAACACCTCGACGGACGTGCTTTTCCGCGTCGCGGGCGGGCCGAAGGCGGTCGCCCACTATCTGAAACGCCTCGGCGTTACGGATTTCGAATGCACGCGCACCATGCGTGAGGCGCTTTGCATATTGCATGAACTGCCATTGCCGCCGGACGATGTGTCGGTCGTCCAGTATCTGGCCGGCCAGCCGCAACATGTGCTCGATGCCCGCAACCGCACCAACGCGGCGTTCCACCACGACCGGCGCGACCAGGCCCGGCCCTCAGCCATGCTCGAGCTGCTGCGGCGTATCTGGGAAGCCGATGGCGTGAGCGAGGCAGCCCGCCGGGCCCTGCTCGAGATCATGTCGAGAACCGTCACCGCCGTCGATCGCGTGCAAGCCCGGCTGCCCTTCGGCATCCCCTTCGCCAGCAAGGGAGGAAGCGGGGCAGGAACGGCCGTGGATGTCGGCTATCTGACATTGCCGCCAGGACAGGGCACGGTGGCGCTGGCCATATTCGTCAAGGCCTCGCCGCTCGACATGGCGTCACGCAACAGGATCATCGCCGACATCGCGCGGCTGATCGCCGACTATTTCATCATCACCTCCGAACGGCACCCGCCTCCCCCCGGCCAGGAGCGGGAGGGACGGTCATGAAGCCGGCTTCGGCACGTTTCGGAGACAACGGCGAGATCCTGCTCGACCGGATCCGGGAGCACGTGGCGCTCATAACGATCAACCGCCCCGAAAAGCGCAATGCCTGCAACCAGCAGGCTTGGCGCGGGCTTCGCACCGCGCTGGCTGCGGCGGGGGCAGCCCACGCGGCCCGGCTCACCATCCTGACCGGAGCGGGAGGGCATTTCTCCGCGGGCGACGATGTCAAGGACGCCGCCGCCGCGCGCCGTGACCCGACGCGCGAGGAGGCCTATTCCCGTGACATCCAGCTTGCTTTCGGCGCCCTCACCGAGGCGCCCTTTCCGGTGATAGCCGCAATCTCCGGCTACTGCATCGGGGGCGGGTTGAGCCTGGCTATGTGCTGCGATTTTCGCATCGGGGCCAAGACGGCCGAATTCGGCATTCCCGCATCCAGGCTCGGCGTCACCTATCCGCCCGCGCAATGTTCGCGCCTGATGACGCTGGTCGGCCTGAGCCGTGCCCGTTCCATGCTGTTCAGCAGTGAGCGCATCGATGCCGCGACGGGCCTTTCAAGCGGCCTTCTCGACGGCCTGGCGGAAGCCGATCCCGTGGAGGCGGCCCTGTCCTTCGGCTCGGGCATGATCGACAAGGCGCCGCTCAGCATCCATGCCAGCAAACGCATCTTCCAGGCGCTCGCCATCGGTGATCTTGCCGGCCATGCGGCCGAGATCGCCGCGCTGATGCGCAAGGCCGAGACCAGCGAAGACCTCCAGGAAGGCACCCGCGCCTTCCTCGAAAAGCGCAAGCCGACATTCAAGGGACGGTGAGATCGCCGCCTCGTCACGCCCGGCAGCATGAAACGCTGCAACCACGTCTGGAGATCGCGATGACCCTCATGGCCAATGTCCCCGACAAGACATTCCGGGAAACGATGGATGAGGAGGCTGTTTCCGATCCGGGTCGCGTCTACTGCACCTTCAAGGGCCAGAGCATCACCTTCGGCCAGCTGAACGAGGAGGTTAACCGGCTCGCGAATTCCCTGCTCGGGCTGGGGCTGAAGAAAGGCGATCATGTCGGCGTCATGTTGCCCGGCCATCCCGATCATATCGTGACGATCTTCGCGCTGGCGAAGGTCGGCCTGGTCAGGATTCCCATCAACACGAGCCTCAAGGGGCCGGCCCTCGACTATCCGTTCAGCACCTTCGCCGTCGATG
Coding sequences:
- a CDS encoding ABC transporter substrate-binding protein; protein product: MYRRIGAGLLSASLAVISSMGMASAQTLTIGLAAEPTSMDPHFVNLTPNNSLTQHIFPPLMERDAQSRLMPGLATKWEPVDDTTWRITLRQGVTFSNGEAFTARDVIYTICRVPQVPESPSPFTQFTSAITGMKAESDHVLLVSTKEPTPLLPANLSNIGILSASASGGEKQITFNTKGCEGFGKPPVSTAFGNPGFAIGAGPYRLVSFARGETIKLERNPKYWGTAPKWETLVFRPLTNAGARVAALLAGEVDLIENPPTQDLDKINGAGFTISSGLSSRVIFIALDQGPAPTPGIAGDKNPLQDARVREALSIAIDRGAIRDRLMRGQSEPAGQLLPWPLFGAEESRGAVSFNPDRARALLAEAGYPNGFRIVLGGPNDRYVNDGQIIQAVAQMWSRVGVRTEVDAKTFTTFLTDRNAFKYSAYLLGLVVTTGEMSMPLRTLMTTRDASRGLGATNYFRYSNPEVDKTLLTALATVDDARREKLLQKASALAMDDHGIIPLHFELSSWALKPGLKYEPRIDQHTLGFMVTSSN
- a CDS encoding MmgE/PrpD family protein; amino-acid sequence: MYPHADLIHYAAALPYDAIPPDVLAEARRMVLDTIGCIIAARATDCAPAIEAAAGFLSPGIAADSYLYARLADLMDFNEGYGGAHFGCGAVAVALALASTRRISGQDFMAAVVSGFETGARVMDAIGPYLAVIDGKKQFSRVWGIATPVVYAAVAAATRLMNLQGTTAVEAFSLAGANSPIPAGAKWSQAVALPNTKYCDAGWATLTGVMGALFAETGSTGLTDLLDDENGLLTMIGAANPSPAALSADLGQQWRLRAVIYKRWPCCGLLDDAMTLTHELLLRHDLDADSIAGVSVRADPSILVQRFANPKPRTQVSLQFSMPHNLAMLMARIPPGPMWQSAALAAEPRIARLRQIVSIEAHRPSAADPEGACSVEIRTAEGRSFGKRAVKREAPRANDADIIAKFRSLVAAPHADEIIRRIMAIDGAGALESLLAALRQAKSGGSHAGQS
- a CDS encoding serine hydrolase, translated to MRANLEAEIRRIASSSEGEVGVAARHMESGRSFTINDDRIYPLASTVKLALALAILDAVDRGDLSLQRMVDVETQEMNPSEIAGIGDLFFRPGVSLSIRNLLEGMITRSCNTSTDVLFRVAGGPKAVAHYLKRLGVTDFECTRTMREALCILHELPLPPDDVSVVQYLAGQPQHVLDARNRTNAAFHHDRRDQARPSAMLELLRRIWEADGVSEAARRALLEIMSRTVTAVDRVQARLPFGIPFASKGGSGAGTAVDVGYLTLPPGQGTVALAIFVKASPLDMASRNRIIADIARLIADYFIITSERHPPPPGQEREGRS
- a CDS encoding enoyl-CoA hydratase-related protein, yielding MKPASARFGDNGEILLDRIREHVALITINRPEKRNACNQQAWRGLRTALAAAGAAHAARLTILTGAGGHFSAGDDVKDAAAARRDPTREEAYSRDIQLAFGALTEAPFPVIAAISGYCIGGGLSLAMCCDFRIGAKTAEFGIPASRLGVTYPPAQCSRLMTLVGLSRARSMLFSSERIDAATGLSSGLLDGLAEADPVEAALSFGSGMIDKAPLSIHASKRIFQALAIGDLAGHAAEIAALMRKAETSEDLQEGTRAFLEKRKPTFKGR